A window of Solanum stenotomum isolate F172 chromosome 3, ASM1918654v1, whole genome shotgun sequence contains these coding sequences:
- the LOC125857475 gene encoding uncharacterized protein LOC125857475 translates to MATATIATAAGAAALLYYTLNKKLQSSPTTDDDDDECGSSGQDHALLGVNRVSNRLIQAPATWLETIATLSETLRFTYSETLGKWPIGDLAFGISFLLKQQGNIHVSSIFCVEDSAQLKGSDIAAELKCLLHLLTVCWHFSKKPFPLFLEETGYSQESVLLQEPKAGILKPAFTILADHRSRSFLLVIRGTHSIKDTLTAATGAVVPFHHTMVHEGGVSNLVLGYAHCGMVAAARWIAKLATPCLLKALSIYPEYKLKIVGHSLGGGTAAILTYVLREQKELSTATCVAFAPAACMTWELAESGCEFITSVINGADLVPTFSAASVDDLRSEVTTSAWLNDLRNQIEHTRILSTVYRSASALGSRLPSIATAKAKVAGAGAILRPVSSGTQVVMKRAQSMAQAALSRPAMQLSSWSCMGPRRRSTAIQVNSEERQISCGTSSGENSETFIVESEETRSSTVMELPVSSTEGVTWNLEIDQSFADGINIHNSLDPDLDDSEHGPEDRMTEVEMWQQLEHELYDQSEGETDVAKEIREEEAAAIAESGQSSSENSVPNTKEVHRFFPPGKIMHIVTLLSEEVDHESDSDTLSEDHNQPKDTKVGIFLTPRSLYSKIRLSQTMISDHFMPVYRRQIEKLIRDLENNDACDKSMESEVQCQ, encoded by the exons ATGGCGACGGCAACCATCGCCACTGCAGCAGGTGCTGCTGCGCTATTGTATTATACGTTAAATAAGAAGTTGCAATCTTCTCCAACAACggatgacgatgatgatgaaTGTGGCAGTAGTGGCCAAGATCATGCTCTACTAGGAGTTAATAGGGTTTCCAATAGACTTATACAGGCCCCTGCTACATGGTTGGAGACAATTGCAACATTGTCCGAGACTCTTAGATTTACTTACTCGGAGACCCTGGGCAAGTGGCCTATTGGGGATTTGGCTTTTGGCATCAGTTTTCTTTTGAAGCAGCAG GGAAACATACATGTTAGTAGCATATTCTGTGTCGAAGACAGTGCCCAGTTAAAAGGTTCTGATATTGCTGCAGAGCTTAAATGCCTCTTGCACTTGTTGACAGTTTGTTGGCATTTCTCCAAAAAACCTTTCCCATTATTCTTGGAGGAGACAGGCTATTCCCAAGAAAGTGTACTACTACAAGAACCCAAAGCTGGA ATTCTGAAGCCAGCTTTTACAATACTCGCAGACCACCGATCAAGATCTTTCCTCCTTGTAATACGTGGAACTCATAGTATTAAAGATACTTTGACAGCTGCTACTGGTGCAGTTGTGCCTTTCCATCACACTATGGTACATGAGGGAGGAGTTAGCAATTTGGTGTTAGGCTATGCACATTGTGGAATGGTGGCGGCTGCTCGATGGATTGCAAAACTTGCAACGCCTTGTCTTCTTAAAGCTCTTAGCATTTATCCTGAATACAAACTTAAG ATTGTGGGACACTCCTTGGGTGGAGGAACTGCAGCTATTTTAACTTATGTACTTCGTGAGCAGAAGGAACTGTCAACAGCTACCTGTGTAGCATTTGCTCCAG CTGCCTGTATGACATGGGAATTAGCTGAATCGGGGTGTGAATTTATTACCTCGGTAATCAATGGAGCTGATTTGGTCCCTACATTTTCAGCTGCTTCAGTGGACGATTTGCGTTCTGAG GTGACAACATCTGCTTGGTTGAACGATCTAAGAAATCAGATTGAGCATACTAGGATTCTTAGTACTGTTTATCGTTCTGCATCAGCCCTGGGGTCTCGTCTTCCATCTATCGCCACTGCTAAAGCTAAGGTTGCAGGTGCTGGTGCAATACTGCGGCCTGTTTCCAGTGGTACACAG GTTGTCATGAAGAGAGCGCAAAGTATGGCCCAGGCAGCATTGTCACGACCTGCCATGCAACTGTCATCATGGTCATGCATGGGTCCAAGACGTCGATCCACAGCTATTCAGGTTAATTCTGAAGAACGGCAAATCTCATGTGGAACTTCTTCCGGCGAAAATTCTGAAACATTCATTGTGGAATCCGAGGAGACAAGAAGTTCGACTGTGATGGAACTTCCTGTATCTTCAACCGAGGGAGTCACGTGGAACTTGGAAATTGATCAATCTTTTGCAGATGGGATTAATATCCATAATAGCCTGGATCCCGATCTTGATGATAGTGAACATGGACCTGAAGACCGAATGACAGAAGTTGAGATGTGGCAACAACTAGAGCATGAACTGTATGATCAGTCTGAAGGGGAAACTGATGTCGCGAAGGAGATTAGGGAAGAAGAAGCAGCAGCCATTGCAGAGTCAGGTCAGAGCTCAAGTGAAAACTCTGTTCCAAACACAAAGGAGGTGCACAGATTCTTTCCTCCTGGAAAGATAATGCATATAGTTACTCTCCTCTCTGAGGAAGTCGATCATGAAAGTGACAGCGATACATTGAGTGAGGACCATAACCAACCCAAGGACACAAAGGTTGGTATCTTTCTCACTCCGAGATCATTGTACAGTAAAATAAGGCTGTCACAAACTATGATCAGTGATCATTTCATGCCGGTTTATAGAAGGCAGATAGAGAAACTAATTAGGGATCTTGAGAACAACGATGCTTGTGACAAATCAATGGAATCTGAGGTTCAGTGTCAGTGA